The window GAAGGCTTCCGCGCGCTGGTGCAGGCGGGCGTGCTCAGGCGCAAGGTCGTCGATGATGAGGCCTTGATGCGACGACTTGCGGATGGCTCCGCTGGCGAAGGCGACCATGCGCGACTGGAACACGACGGCGAATTCCTGCACGGCGCCTTCTATCTCGGTTCACCCGATTTCTATGACTGGCTGCGGACACTTGACGACCAGACCCGCCGCGGCATCGGCATGCGCCGGGTCAGCGAGGTCAACGAGCTCTACGGCGGCAACGAAACCCTCGAGCGCGCGCAACGGCGCGATGCGCGTTTCTTCAACACCTGCATGATGGCGACCGCGCTGGGTGCAGCGGTGTCCGATGGACTCGAGGACGGGCGCGTGGTCTCCGGCGTCGGTGGCCAGTACAACTTCGTGGCGATGGCGCATGCCCTGCCCGACGCGCGTTCGGTATTGCTGTTGCGTGCGTCGCGCGGCGAAGGCGCTTCCAACATCCGCTGGAACTACGGGCACACCACGATCCCGCGCCACCTGCGCGATGTCTACGTCACCGAGCACGGCATCGCCGACCTGCGCGGCAAGCGCGACGAAGATTGCGTGATCGCGATGGCCGGCATCACTGGTGCACGTTTCCAGCAGGCACTGCTGGATGAGGCGAAGGCGAACGGAAAGCTGCGCAGCGATTTCGCCGCGCCTGATGCATGGCAAGGCAACACGACAGCCCAGCTTCGCGAAACCCTCGCACCGTTCCGGCGCGATGGCACCCTGCCCGACTATCCGCTGGGCAGCGATTTCACCGACGTCGAACAGCGACTGGTGAAGGGGCTTGGCTGGCTGAAGGCGCGCACCGCCACGCGCAGTGGCCTGCTACGCACGCTCGCCACGGCCCTATCCACGAGTGGCACCGGCGATGACGAAGCATTGCGGCGCATGCGATTGGATGCGCCATCCGGGATCGCCGAACGCATCAACGCCCGGCTGTTGCGACTGGCGCTGGGGCGCACGGCATGACGCGGCCGGCGCCCAGCCAACGCGGCCTCAGAGTTCGCTGACGGCCTGCAATACGTGTTCGACGGTGAAGCCGAAGTGCGGCATCAGCGCTTCGATTGGCGCCGAGGCACCGAACGTATCGATACCGATCACCGCGCCATCCAGGCCAACGTACTTGCGCCAGAAATCGCTGACCCCGGCTTCGATGGCGACGCGCTTGCGCACCGACTTCGGCAGCACGGATTCGCGATACACCGCGTCCTGGCGATCAAACACGTCGGTGCACGGCATCGAGACCACGCGCACGCCATCGCCGAGCTTGGCTGCGGCCTGCATCGCGAGCCCCACCTCGGAGCCGGTCGCGATCAGGATCACCTCCGGCGTGCCGACGCTCTCCTTCAGCACGTAGCCGCCGCGCGCGATGTCCAGCAACTGGCCTTCGTCGCGCGCCTGGTGCGGCAGGTTCTGGCGGCTGAAGATCAGGCAGCTCGGACCATCGGCGCGCTGGATCGCGGCCTTCCACGCCATCGCCGATTCGACCGCGTCGCAGGGGCGCCAGACGTCGTTGTCGGGGATGTAGCGCAGCGACGCGAGGTGCTCGATCGGCTGGTGGGTCGGGCCGTCTTCGCCGAGGCCGATCGAGTCGTGGGTGTAGACATGCAGCGCACGCACGCCCATCAGAGCGGCCATGCGCACCGCGTTGCGCGCGTAGTCGCTGAACACCAGGAAGGTCGCGTCGTACGGGATGAAGCCGCCATGCAGGGTCAGGCCGTTGGCGATGGCGGTCATGCCGAATTCGCGCACGCCGTAGTAGACGTAGTTGGCGTTGGCATCATCGGTGGCGACCGACTTGCTGCCCTTCCACAACGTCAGGTTGGAATGCGCCAGGTCGGCCGAACCGCCGACCAGTTCCGGCAGCAGCGGCGCGAATGCCTCGATGCAGTTCTGCGAGGCCTTGCGGCTGGCGATGGTCGGGCCGTCCTGCTGGGTCTTGATCGCGAAGGCCAGCGCGGCATCCACGAAACCCTCCGGCAACTCGCCGGCGAGGCGGCGCTGGAACTCGGCGGCCTCGGACGGGAATGCGGCGGCGTAGGCAGCGAAACGCGCGTCCCAGTCGGCCTCGACCGCGCCGAGGTCGCGCGCGCGCCAGCCGTCGTAGAGGGCCTGCGGAATCTCGAACGCGCCGTGTTCCCAGCCCAGGGCTTCGCGGGTGGCGACCACTTCATCCTTGCCCAGCGGCGAGCCGTGCGACGACTCCTTGCCGGCCTTGTTCGGCGAGCCGAAGCCAATCGTGGTGCGGCAGCAGATCAGCGTCGGCTTGTCGGAGGATTTCCGAGCGGTTTCGATCGCGGTCCTGATCTCGACCGGGTCGTGTCCGTCGACGCCGCGCACCACGTTCCAGCCGTAGGCTTCGAAACGCTTCGGGGTGTCATCGGTGAACCAGCCATCGGTATTGCCGTCGATGCTGATGTGGTTGTCGTCCCAGAACGCGACCAGCTTGCCGAGGCCCCAGGTGCCGGCGAGCGACGCGGCTTCGTGCGAAATGCCTTCCATCAGGCAGCCGTCGCCCATGAACACCCAGGTGCGGTGGTCGACGATGGCGTGGCCCTCACGGTTGAAGCGCTGCGCCAGCAGCTTTTCCGCCAGCGCGAATCCGACCGCATTCGCGAAACCCTGCCCGAGCGGGCCGGTGGTGGTCTCGATGCCGCAGGTCATGAAGTTCTCGGGATGGCCCGGGGTCTTCGAATCCAGCTGGCGGAATTTTTTCAGGTCGTTGATCGAGAGGTCGTAGCCGCTCAGGTGCAGCAGCGCGTACTGCAGCATCGAGCCATGGCCGTTCGACAGGATGAAGCGGTCGCGGTCGGCCCAGCGCGGGTTGGCCGGGTTGTGGCGGAGGACATCGTTCCACAGCACTTCGGCGATGTCGGCCATGCCCATGGGCATGCCGGGATGCCCGGAGTTGGCGGCCTGCACCGCGTCGATGGCGAGGAAACGGATGGCGTTGGCGAGGTCGCGGCGGCTGGGCGTCGTCATGAGCGTCTTGGGGAGGCGCCCGGCGGCATGCGGGCCGCCCATTGTCCCATGCGCGCGCCCCGATCCGGAACCGTACGCGGGAAAGCAGTGGCTACGCGGCCTGGGCGTCTTCCTCGCCCTTCGACACTACTGCCGCCAGCATCAGGTCGCCGGTGACATTCAGCGTGGTGCGGCACATGTCGAGGAAGCGGTCCACGCCGAGGATCAGGCCGATGCCTTCCGGCGGCACGCCGACCATGCCGCAGATCAGCGCCACGACCGGCAGCGAGCCGGCCGGGACGCCGGCGGTGCCGATGCCGCCGAGGATGCAGACGAACATCACCGTGACCTGTTGCGTAAGCGACAGATCCACGCCGAAGAACTGGGCGAGGAACAGCACGGTGACGCCCTCGAACAACGCGGTGCCGTTCTGGTTGGCGGTGGCGCCGACGGTCAGCACGAAGCGCGAGATCTTCTTCGGCAGGTGCAGCTTTTCCTCGGCGACACGCAGCGAGACCGGCAAGGTCGCATTGCTAGATGCGGTCGAGAACGCCATCAGCATCGCTTCCTGCGAGGCGCGGAAGAATTTCGGCGGTGACCAGCCGCCGAGGAACTTCAGCATCAGCGAATAGACCACGATCATGTGCAGTGCGAGCGCCAGCACCACCACACCGACGTATTTTCCGAGGCTGCCCAGCAAATCCCAACCGAACAGCGCGGCCAGGTTGAACATGAAGCAGAACACCGCATACGGCGCCAGCCGGATGACCAAGCCGATCAGGGTCATCGAGACCTCGAACAAGCCCTGGATGCCACGCAGCAAGGTCTCGGTGGCTTCGCTGCGGGTCAGCACCAGGCCGATGCCGAGCATCAGCGCGAAGAACATCACCGCCAGAATGGTGTTCTCCGCCGCGGCCTTGACCACGTTGTCCGGCACGATCGCCAGCAGCATGTCCAGGCCCTTGGGCTGGCTGGCGGCGCTGCCGGCGATGTCCTTCGCCCGGTCCGCGCCCTGCGCCAGCATCGCCTGCGCCGCGGCCGGATCCACGCCCGAGCCCGGCTGCAGCCAGTTCACCAGCACCAGGCCCAGCACGACCGCGATGCCGGATGCGACGATGGTGTAACCCAATGTCTTCCAGCCGACCCGCCCAAGCGAACGCACGTCACCCATTTCCGCCACGCCGATGATCAGCGCCGAGAACAGCAGCGGGATCACCAGCATGAAGATCAGGCGCAGGAACAGCGTGCCCGCCGGTTGCGTCACGTAGGTCGTGAGCCACTCCACCCAGCCAGCGTCACTGCCGGCGCTGTAGTGCGCGACCAGGCCCAGCGCCAAACCGGCGAGGAAACCGATCAGCATCTTCCAGTGCAGTTGCAGCTTGCCGTTCGCGGCCTTGGCCTCGCTCATCGTTTCGCCCCGCTTCGTGTAGCGGATGAGCTTAACAAACCGAACTTGCTCGCCCGGAGCGTCGTGACGAAGCCACGATGCCGAAAGGGCTGCTCAACGCTCCGGATACAGCGGCGGCAGCAGCGAGGTCGATGCCGGCGCAGCCTTGCGCCAACGCGCGCCCTTCGCGAACGCGACACGCAACGCAGCGAGTGCCGATGTCGCATCGCCATCGCCCCAGCGCGCGGCCTGCAACTGCATGACTGCATCGATCTGTGCCGCATCGTCCAGTCGCTGGCGCACCATGTCCAGGTCGTCGCGATCCATGCCAGCGACAACACCCAACGCCTGCGCAATCACGCCGAGCTCGCCGTGTTTCAACGCATTCTGCAACGACGGGATCGGCGATGCCGCTGCGTCGGGCGATGACGCTTCGTCATCCGCATTCCGCGCCGTCGTCTTCGCGCGCGGCCAACGCCACCATGCAAACCCAGCCAGCGACAGCACGCCGAGCAGCAGCCATGGCCACCAGCGCGACCATGCAAATTCGGAGGACTTCGACGCATCCACGCCGGCATTGGCGATCACTTGCTTGCCTGCATCAGCCGGATCGGCGATCAGGTTCGCACCCGCAGCGACCTGCAATTGCAACGGCGGCAGCATCGCGGTGCGCGCGACACCCTGCGCCGCATCCCACCATTCGATCCGCGGACCGGCGATCGATACCGCGCCGGCCTGCGATGGCACGATCGCGATGCGCCGGCGCAGGATGCTGCGCGGCCGACCGTCGACGAACTGCTCGTCGACCTGCGGCCTGTCGGCGAACAGTTGCACGCCCGGCGTGTCCACCAGCGCGACCGGCGGCAGTTGCGTGGCGGTGGCACCATCGGCGATGACTTCGATCTCGACGGATGCGGCCTCGCCGGCGCGCGCCTGCGTGGGGGCCTGCACGTAACGCAACCTCAGATCATGCAAGGGCAGCCACGGCTGCGGCGCATTTGCCGGAATCGGCTGAACATCCAGACGCTTGGCCGGCGAGGCCGCCGACACCGCCTTGCGGCCGTCATCGAACACC of the Thermomonas carbonis genome contains:
- a CDS encoding acetyl-CoA hydrolase/transferase C-terminal domain-containing protein, giving the protein MNPPTRFESLDDAVTAVLARIDGPLRIGAPLGLGKPHRLLNALYERIEADPLRPMSLYTALSLDPPRGRSLLEKRFLDPVVERLYGADFPRLAYVAAQKRDALPAHIEVEEFYLQSGALLGSTQAQRCYASLNYTHVARALADRGVNCIVQKVASNEDGSRLSLSSNTDLTFDAVDAIVARGLPRPLLVAEIDPHLPWLDGVAAVDAGWFDIVIAPPAPHPPLFALPREPVGDAEYAIGLHASTLVRDGGTLQIGIGALSDALCHALVLRHTGNAAYRRVLQALAPGIETHPAVIASGGLGPFEQGLYGCSEMINEGFRALVQAGVLRRKVVDDEALMRRLADGSAGEGDHARLEHDGEFLHGAFYLGSPDFYDWLRTLDDQTRRGIGMRRVSEVNELYGGNETLERAQRRDARFFNTCMMATALGAAVSDGLEDGRVVSGVGGQYNFVAMAHALPDARSVLLLRASRGEGASNIRWNYGHTTIPRHLRDVYVTEHGIADLRGKRDEDCVIAMAGITGARFQQALLDEAKANGKLRSDFAAPDAWQGNTTAQLRETLAPFRRDGTLPDYPLGSDFTDVEQRLVKGLGWLKARTATRSGLLRTLATALSTSGTGDDEALRRMRLDAPSGIAERINARLLRLALGRTA
- a CDS encoding dicarboxylate/amino acid:cation symporter, giving the protein MSEAKAANGKLQLHWKMLIGFLAGLALGLVAHYSAGSDAGWVEWLTTYVTQPAGTLFLRLIFMLVIPLLFSALIIGVAEMGDVRSLGRVGWKTLGYTIVASGIAVVLGLVLVNWLQPGSGVDPAAAQAMLAQGADRAKDIAGSAASQPKGLDMLLAIVPDNVVKAAAENTILAVMFFALMLGIGLVLTRSEATETLLRGIQGLFEVSMTLIGLVIRLAPYAVFCFMFNLAALFGWDLLGSLGKYVGVVVLALALHMIVVYSLMLKFLGGWSPPKFFRASQEAMLMAFSTASSNATLPVSLRVAEEKLHLPKKISRFVLTVGATANQNGTALFEGVTVLFLAQFFGVDLSLTQQVTVMFVCILGGIGTAGVPAGSLPVVALICGMVGVPPEGIGLILGVDRFLDMCRTTLNVTGDLMLAAVVSKGEEDAQAA
- a CDS encoding BatD family protein — translated: MSPAVAWLLACLLASLAWPAQAQTRAWLDRAQVNHGETATLNIQTDQSVSSIDYAPLQRQFDVGGQTVRRSYQRSNGRSTAMSLFVVGLRPRGPGVFTVPALRVGNVTTAPLQLTVVAPSVLPASGDADAFVETVVDAARPYVQQAVGVQVRLHYAVPLMSGQLEQDPPAGASLRQVGEDLTYQREIDGRRYNVVERRFLLIPERSGALTLPGARFNGQTMGGFFDQVFDDGRKAVSAASPAKRLDVQPIPANAPQPWLPLHDLRLRYVQAPTQARAGEAASVEIEVIADGATATQLPPVALVDTPGVQLFADRPQVDEQFVDGRPRSILRRRIAIVPSQAGAVSIAGPRIEWWDAAQGVARTAMLPPLQLQVAAGANLIADPADAGKQVIANAGVDASKSSEFAWSRWWPWLLLGVLSLAGFAWWRWPRAKTTARNADDEASSPDAAASPIPSLQNALKHGELGVIAQALGVVAGMDRDDLDMVRQRLDDAAQIDAVMQLQAARWGDGDATSALAALRVAFAKGARWRKAAPASTSLLPPLYPER
- the tkt gene encoding transketolase, which encodes MTTPSRRDLANAIRFLAIDAVQAANSGHPGMPMGMADIAEVLWNDVLRHNPANPRWADRDRFILSNGHGSMLQYALLHLSGYDLSINDLKKFRQLDSKTPGHPENFMTCGIETTTGPLGQGFANAVGFALAEKLLAQRFNREGHAIVDHRTWVFMGDGCLMEGISHEAASLAGTWGLGKLVAFWDDNHISIDGNTDGWFTDDTPKRFEAYGWNVVRGVDGHDPVEIRTAIETARKSSDKPTLICCRTTIGFGSPNKAGKESSHGSPLGKDEVVATREALGWEHGAFEIPQALYDGWRARDLGAVEADWDARFAAYAAAFPSEAAEFQRRLAGELPEGFVDAALAFAIKTQQDGPTIASRKASQNCIEAFAPLLPELVGGSADLAHSNLTLWKGSKSVATDDANANYVYYGVREFGMTAIANGLTLHGGFIPYDATFLVFSDYARNAVRMAALMGVRALHVYTHDSIGLGEDGPTHQPIEHLASLRYIPDNDVWRPCDAVESAMAWKAAIQRADGPSCLIFSRQNLPHQARDEGQLLDIARGGYVLKESVGTPEVILIATGSEVGLAMQAAAKLGDGVRVVSMPCTDVFDRQDAVYRESVLPKSVRKRVAIEAGVSDFWRKYVGLDGAVIGIDTFGASAPIEALMPHFGFTVEHVLQAVSEL